One window from the genome of bacterium encodes:
- a CDS encoding GrpB family protein, which produces MDKYSYAKRQYEIVPYDPDWPQEFKAAATVLWRIFGSDATDIQHIGSTSIPGMDGKPVIDILILVDDVGSADIHRAEMATAGYDYAGAFVMPGAILFRKMKDDTLLSNVHVFQRSHHHVEEMLELRDYLRAHPKEVTDYSELKRNLYKRYANDYDRYREEKDDYMERLKSRIHTS; this is translated from the coding sequence ATGGATAAATATTCGTACGCAAAGCGTCAGTACGAAATCGTTCCCTACGACCCGGACTGGCCGCAGGAATTTAAGGCGGCCGCAACGGTTCTCTGGCGGATTTTTGGTTCTGATGCCACGGATATCCAACACATCGGAAGTACCTCGATCCCCGGCATGGACGGCAAGCCGGTGATAGATATTCTCATACTCGTTGACGATGTCGGGTCAGCGGATATTCATCGCGCCGAAATGGCAACTGCTGGCTACGATTACGCGGGTGCTTTCGTGATGCCGGGTGCGATTCTTTTCAGAAAAATGAAGGACGATACGCTGCTCTCCAATGTGCATGTATTCCAGCGTAGCCACCATCACGTCGAAGAAATGCTTGAACTCCGCGATTACCTGCGAGCGCATCCGAAGGAAGTGACGGATTACTCCGAACTCAAACGGAACCTTTATAAGAGGTATGCGAACGACTATGACCGATATCGCGAGGAAAAGGACGATTATATGGAAAGACTTAAATCACGAATTCATACAAGCTGA
- the lepA gene encoding translation elongation factor 4, whose amino-acid sequence MAQLYNLRNFSIVAHVDHGKSTLADRLLEATHTIETRKMRDQVLDRMDLERERGITIKMQPVRMKYEKNGTSYVLNLIDTPGHIDFSYEVSRALSAVEGVLLLVDSTQGVQAQTLTTLAMAKNAGCTIIPVVSKIDSPYARVPEVKQELAKLLAVSPDTVLAVSGKSGEGVDELLGAVVDRVPPPRAAVADEPRATIFDFSYSTHRGVTVYLRVFDGTLKKGQPLLFHAAGNTFTALEVGIFAPDETPAEMLGPGEIGYVITGVKEPGVVAVGDTIGVPRGLLPALGGFERPRPVVWASVYPESQDDLPLLRQALERLRLTDSSLSFEEESSGVLGRGFRCGFLGMLHLEIISERLKREFSLALIVTIPTIAYAVTTRKGREVVYTPSRFPDFGDIELIEEPWVKVIVLMPPDAVSALVQLFHEHEANTTGTIGYDDGRIEMTAEMPLRELMRGFFDRVKSVSSGYASLSYEFLDERPADVVRLDILVAEEPVPAFARVISRRRVQEEGEKMVEKLHDILPKQQFVAKIQARALGRIIASRSLSAMRKDVTAGLYGGDVSRKNKLLQKQKKGKKKLKEHGTGKVNIPEEVFMKMVQGSDR is encoded by the coding sequence ATGGCACAATTATATAATCTGAGGAACTTCAGCATCGTGGCACACGTGGACCACGGTAAGTCGACGCTTGCCGACCGGCTTCTTGAGGCCACCCACACCATAGAGACGCGCAAGATGCGGGACCAGGTGCTCGACCGCATGGACCTCGAGCGCGAGCGCGGCATCACGATCAAGATGCAGCCGGTGCGGATGAAGTACGAAAAGAACGGAACGAGTTATGTTTTGAACCTCATCGACACGCCGGGGCATATCGACTTCTCATACGAAGTGTCGCGGGCGCTCTCCGCGGTCGAAGGCGTTCTCCTCCTCGTCGACTCGACGCAGGGTGTCCAGGCGCAAACTCTGACAACGCTCGCGATGGCGAAGAACGCGGGCTGTACGATCATACCGGTCGTCTCGAAGATCGATTCACCGTACGCGCGCGTGCCGGAAGTGAAGCAGGAGCTCGCGAAACTCCTTGCGGTTTCTCCGGACACGGTACTCGCGGTCTCCGGCAAAAGCGGCGAGGGGGTTGACGAGCTTCTCGGGGCGGTCGTCGACCGGGTGCCTCCGCCGCGCGCCGCGGTCGCGGACGAACCGCGCGCGACCATCTTCGACTTTTCATATTCGACGCATCGCGGCGTCACCGTCTATCTGCGCGTCTTCGACGGAACCCTGAAGAAAGGACAGCCGCTTCTATTCCATGCAGCGGGGAATACCTTCACCGCGCTTGAAGTCGGCATCTTCGCGCCCGACGAAACTCCTGCCGAGATGCTCGGCCCCGGCGAGATCGGGTATGTGATCACCGGGGTCAAGGAGCCGGGGGTGGTGGCGGTGGGAGATACGATAGGGGTTCCAAGAGGCCTTCTCCCGGCCCTGGGAGGCTTCGAGCGGCCCCGGCCGGTCGTCTGGGCCTCGGTATACCCCGAGAGTCAGGATGACCTTCCCTTGCTTCGCCAGGCGCTCGAGCGCCTCCGGCTCACCGATTCCTCGCTTTCGTTTGAGGAGGAGTCGTCCGGAGTGCTCGGCCGGGGTTTCCGGTGCGGATTCCTCGGCATGCTCCACCTCGAGATCATTTCCGAACGTTTGAAGCGCGAGTTCTCGCTCGCCCTTATCGTCACCATCCCGACCATCGCGTACGCGGTCACGACCCGCAAGGGCAGGGAAGTCGTGTATACTCCTTCGCGCTTTCCCGACTTCGGGGATATCGAGCTCATCGAAGAGCCGTGGGTGAAGGTGATAGTGCTTATGCCGCCGGATGCGGTGAGCGCATTGGTGCAGCTTTTTCACGAGCATGAGGCGAACACGACCGGTACCATCGGCTATGACGACGGGCGCATCGAGATGACGGCCGAGATGCCGCTTCGGGAACTCATGCGCGGCTTTTTCGACCGGGTAAAGAGCGTATCGTCGGGGTATGCGTCGCTCTCGTATGAATTCCTCGACGAGCGTCCGGCGGATGTCGTACGGCTCGACATCCTCGTCGCGGAGGAGCCGGTGCCTGCGTTCGCGCGCGTGATTTCAAGGAGGCGGGTACAGGAGGAAGGGGAGAAGATGGTCGAAAAGCTCCACGACATACTTCCCAAACAACAGTTCGTCGCGAAAATTCAGGCGCGGGCACTCGGACGCATCATCGCTTCGCGCTCGCTCTCGGCGATGAGGAAGGACGTGACGGCAGGGCTCTATGGCGGCGACGTATCGCGCAAGAACAAGCTTCTTCAGAAGCAGAAGAAGGGAAAGAAGAAGCTCAAGGAGCACGGTACGGGGAAGGTAAATATTCCGGAAGAGGTGTTCATGAAAATGGTGCAGGGAAGCGACCGATAA
- a CDS encoding LAGLIDADG family homing endonuclease, with amino-acid sequence MGRTKILIPKTDLEKLYLHRKWSPAKIAQKYGCTSITIRNRLIEADISLKSKSAAQTKYPRKDFSGSDIDKAYLLGFKYGDLNAYVPPGVSETVVVRCHTTHLAQERLFKELFCQYGTVTISRNSRSAHLNCYLNRSFTFLLGKYPPGMRRWLSSNETLLWAFAAGYIDAEGTFGLNQGKGRFKIDAYDQAILADIHKLFLRSGIRSKSRIIARKGDNDYGWIWKQNVWRVSVNESSSLEVLIFLLKPFLTHQKRVSDANKVLSNIQQRRRNGTII; translated from the coding sequence ATGGGGCGTACAAAAATATTGATACCAAAGACCGATTTAGAGAAACTATATCTTCATAGGAAATGGAGTCCGGCGAAAATTGCACAAAAATACGGTTGCACCTCAATAACGATCAGAAATCGCCTTATTGAAGCAGACATTTCTCTAAAAAGTAAGAGCGCTGCGCAAACTAAGTATCCAAGGAAGGACTTTAGCGGATCAGACATTGATAAAGCATATCTGCTCGGTTTCAAATATGGAGATTTGAACGCGTATGTCCCACCGGGTGTGTCAGAAACAGTTGTTGTTCGTTGTCACACCACCCATCTAGCGCAGGAGAGACTTTTTAAGGAGCTGTTTTGCCAGTACGGTACTGTTACTATTTCTCGTAATTCCCGAAGCGCCCACCTGAACTGTTATCTCAATCGATCCTTTACATTTCTGCTCGGAAAGTATCCGCCCGGAATGCGCCGCTGGCTTTCTTCGAACGAAACGCTACTATGGGCTTTCGCGGCTGGCTATATTGACGCGGAGGGCACGTTTGGCTTGAATCAAGGAAAGGGAAGGTTCAAGATTGACGCCTACGATCAAGCAATTCTTGCCGATATCCACAAGTTATTTCTTCGCTCTGGTATTCGCAGCAAGTCCCGTATTATCGCGCGAAAGGGCGACAATGATTACGGATGGATATGGAAACAGAACGTATGGAGAGTCTCGGTCAACGAATCAAGCTCACTTGAGGTGCTCATCTTTTTGCTTAAGCCTTTTCTGACGCACCAAAAGAGGGTTTCCGACGCGAATAAGGTATTAAGCAATATTCAACAGCGAAGGCGCAATGGCACAATTATATAA
- a CDS encoding lipid II flippase MurJ, with protein MVRRLLTRITAPVRGLHEAAYVLAALTLASQALAILRDRAFAHSFGAGQTLDLYYAAFKIPDLVFALVASLVSAYVLIPRIAEASGKDARELMSQTATFLLVGGGIICAVLALFAPHLLFLLFPGFADIPERASFILLARILLLQPILLGLSGVVTSVTQVHRRFALFALSPVLYNLGIIFGTVFLYPLYGLPGIGIGVVIGAVAHLAIHLPVVAKAGLFPRLVMPDWRTIFSVMKDSVPRSLALGAGAATTLALTALAARSGTGGVSVFTLGGNLEAVPLSLIGASYAVAAFPVLSELAGKDDKIQFSAVLSSAARHLMVWSIVTFGLVVVLRAHLVRAILGTGAFGWDATRLTAAVLAILVVALAAQGLVLLLSRALYAAKQSWSPLTIQVAGGILSLFAAGGLLWLAPHFPGLPAFVDALFRVSGVAGTSVLLIAIGATVGQLLIAVLLVAALSKAAPGFARTLVRPLFEGLAAALVGGCLAYGVLALLGGLAPLTTTVAVFTEGFAAGMVGLAGAIGVLYFTDNREFAVMREALIRAAKKHILPPLGL; from the coding sequence ATGGTCCGCAGGCTTCTCACTCGGATCACGGCACCGGTACGCGGCCTCCACGAGGCCGCGTACGTGCTTGCCGCGCTTACGCTCGCGTCCCAGGCGCTCGCGATCCTCCGGGACCGCGCGTTCGCCCACAGCTTCGGGGCGGGGCAGACGCTCGACCTCTATTACGCCGCGTTCAAGATCCCCGACCTCGTATTCGCGCTCGTAGCGTCGCTCGTTTCCGCCTATGTGCTCATCCCGCGGATCGCCGAAGCGTCGGGGAAGGACGCGCGCGAGCTTATGTCGCAAACGGCCACCTTCCTGCTTGTCGGCGGCGGAATCATCTGCGCCGTGCTCGCGCTCTTCGCGCCGCATCTTTTGTTCCTTCTCTTCCCGGGCTTCGCCGACATCCCGGAGCGGGCCTCGTTTATCCTGCTTGCGCGCATCCTCCTCCTGCAGCCGATTCTGCTCGGCCTTTCGGGAGTGGTGACGAGCGTGACGCAGGTGCACCGGCGCTTCGCGCTCTTCGCGCTCTCGCCGGTGCTCTACAACCTCGGCATCATCTTCGGGACCGTATTCCTCTACCCGCTCTATGGATTGCCGGGCATAGGAATCGGCGTGGTGATCGGCGCCGTGGCGCATCTCGCGATACATCTGCCGGTCGTCGCAAAAGCGGGACTCTTTCCGCGGCTCGTCATGCCAGACTGGCGGACGATCTTCTCCGTGATGAAGGATTCCGTGCCGCGCTCTCTTGCGCTTGGCGCGGGTGCCGCCACGACGCTTGCGCTTACGGCGCTCGCCGCGCGCTCCGGTACCGGCGGCGTCTCCGTCTTCACGCTCGGCGGGAATCTAGAGGCGGTGCCGCTCTCGCTTATCGGCGCGTCCTACGCGGTCGCGGCGTTCCCGGTGCTCTCCGAGCTTGCCGGGAAGGACGACAAAATCCAGTTCTCCGCGGTGCTCTCGTCGGCCGCGCGGCACCTCATGGTCTGGTCTATCGTCACGTTCGGGCTTGTGGTAGTCCTTCGCGCGCACTTGGTGCGCGCGATACTCGGCACCGGCGCGTTCGGCTGGGACGCGACCAGGCTTACGGCCGCGGTGCTTGCGATCCTCGTGGTCGCGCTCGCCGCCCAGGGCCTCGTGCTGCTTCTTTCCCGCGCGCTCTACGCGGCGAAGCAGTCCTGGTCTCCGCTTACGATCCAGGTCGCGGGAGGCATACTTTCGCTTTTTGCGGCGGGCGGCCTTCTCTGGCTCGCGCCGCACTTCCCCGGTCTCCCGGCTTTCGTTGACGCCCTTTTTAGGGTGTCCGGGGTTGCCGGAACTTCGGTACTTCTTATAGCGATAGGGGCAACGGTCGGGCAGCTTCTCATCGCTGTCCTTCTGGTTGCGGCGCTCTCGAAAGCCGCTCCGGGCTTTGCCAGGACGCTCGTACGTCCGCTCTTCGAGGGCCTCGCGGCGGCGCTTGTCGGCGGGTGCCTTGCCTACGGCGTTCTCGCGCTTCTTGGCGGGCTCGCGCCCCTTACCACGACCGTCGCCGTCTTTACCGAAGGCTTCGCGGCGGGTATGGTGGGGCTCGCGGGAGCCATCGGCGTGCTGTACTTCACCGATAACCGCGAATTCGCGGTTATGCGCGAAGCGCTTATTCGCGCCGCGAAAAAACACATCCTTCCGCCGCTGGGGCTCTGA
- a CDS encoding tetratricopeptide repeat protein: MNPENVVARRSVSFETATVWAIALTAAIATLVLVPSASIPFLYTKVSVLALGAIVVLALFILARLTRGNAVLPPLPLVLAMWAVPLAYLLSGIFSGTTLSAALFGSQLEPDTLGFVIIMAALGTLSALAVRRVDQYRTFLKLMGGLFALVVALQVLILIIGEIAPGFLSPATALPGSFSDLSMLVGLGLIGAMLALRFLPLEARVKKALYVACGLGLVLLAVANSFFVWSLVALAALGLFVEAVMRRTPFRGEEGESFPGTTLLAEQDAEGGEESGSRMLGASLAVLVVSLFFLIGGSTIGGALGNALGLNLLDVRPSWQSTVATGSHVYASSPLFGSGPGTFGAEWLKSRDASLNSTIFWNIDFTTGIGYLPTSFVTTGIAGAVAWLLLLGLFVFLGFRFLLFRASNDPVVRFVSLLSFVAAAYVFVTAVVDVPGPVVLAFGFISLGVFASTLRFGKGQSQHGIVFGRSPRIGFVIVFALTLLLLASIVAAYAVVERYLAQVALTRAVSALSAGNIDGAGAAVAQALVFSQSDDAYRLESQIAQARLNQIAGDTGLSADAARTGIQAALTDGIQAALTATKLAPNRYQNWVALGTMYGTVVPLGVPGAYDNAKAAYAKAQELNPSSPQLPYILAQLEIANKDNKAAEAFLVQAIQLKQDFTQAIFLLSQLEVASGNAQGALAAAESAAYFAPNDPAVLFQVGILRAGTGDLPGAIAALSKAASVNPQFANARYFLAVAYAESKDFANALGELEAVAALSPDNEKAVASYIAALRKGTNPFPSLRTGAVGTLPESSPDASTK; the protein is encoded by the coding sequence ATGAATCCTGAAAATGTTGTTGCGCGTCGCAGCGTCTCTTTCGAGACTGCAACAGTGTGGGCCATTGCTCTCACTGCCGCGATCGCAACCCTTGTGCTTGTTCCCTCCGCCTCTATTCCGTTCCTCTATACCAAGGTCTCGGTGCTCGCCCTTGGCGCCATCGTCGTTTTAGCACTCTTCATTCTTGCCCGCCTCACGCGCGGTAATGCAGTCCTTCCGCCGCTTCCGCTCGTGCTTGCGATGTGGGCGGTGCCGCTTGCGTACCTTCTGTCGGGTATTTTCTCCGGCACAACGCTTTCCGCGGCCCTCTTCGGGAGTCAGCTCGAGCCGGATACGCTCGGATTCGTGATCATCATGGCGGCGCTTGGAACCCTTTCGGCGCTTGCGGTACGGCGCGTCGACCAATACCGCACGTTCCTCAAGCTTATGGGCGGTTTGTTTGCGCTGGTCGTGGCGCTCCAGGTGCTCATCCTTATTATCGGCGAAATCGCGCCGGGCTTTCTTTCTCCTGCGACGGCGCTCCCCGGCTCCTTTAGCGACCTCTCCATGCTCGTTGGGCTTGGCCTCATCGGAGCCATGCTCGCGCTTCGGTTCCTCCCGCTTGAAGCGCGCGTGAAAAAGGCGCTGTATGTCGCCTGCGGGCTGGGCCTCGTGCTGCTCGCGGTCGCGAACTCCTTCTTCGTCTGGTCCCTGGTCGCACTTGCCGCACTCGGCCTCTTCGTTGAAGCGGTCATGCGCCGGACTCCGTTCCGGGGAGAGGAGGGGGAAAGCTTTCCGGGCACCACGCTTCTTGCCGAGCAGGACGCGGAAGGAGGCGAAGAGAGCGGCTCGCGGATGCTCGGCGCCTCGCTTGCCGTGCTCGTCGTTTCCCTGTTCTTCCTCATCGGCGGATCGACCATCGGCGGGGCGCTTGGAAACGCGCTCGGCCTTAACTTGCTCGATGTCCGCCCGTCCTGGCAGTCGACCGTCGCTACCGGAAGCCATGTCTACGCGTCTTCGCCCCTGTTCGGCTCCGGCCCCGGGACATTCGGTGCCGAATGGCTTAAGTCGCGCGACGCGTCGCTCAACAGCACGATTTTCTGGAACATCGATTTCACGACCGGTATCGGCTACCTGCCGACTTCGTTCGTGACAACGGGCATCGCGGGTGCGGTCGCGTGGCTGCTGCTTCTCGGGCTCTTCGTATTCCTCGGGTTCCGGTTCCTCCTCTTCCGCGCGTCAAATGATCCGGTCGTGCGGTTCGTATCGCTCCTGTCGTTCGTCGCGGCCGCGTACGTCTTTGTCACGGCGGTCGTGGACGTGCCGGGGCCTGTCGTGCTCGCGTTCGGCTTCATTTCGCTTGGCGTGTTCGCCTCGACGCTCCGCTTCGGGAAAGGGCAGTCGCAACACGGCATCGTCTTCGGGAGAAGCCCCCGGATCGGCTTCGTGATCGTCTTTGCCCTTACGCTGCTCCTTCTGGCGTCGATCGTGGCCGCGTACGCGGTCGTGGAACGCTATCTCGCGCAGGTCGCGCTTACGCGCGCGGTTTCCGCTCTCTCGGCGGGAAACATCGACGGCGCGGGGGCCGCGGTAGCGCAGGCGCTCGTCTTTAGCCAAAGCGATGATGCGTATCGCCTCGAAAGCCAGATCGCCCAGGCGCGTCTCAACCAGATCGCGGGAGACACGGGCTTGTCGGCGGATGCCGCGCGGACCGGAATCCAGGCGGCGCTTACCGACGGAATCCAGGCGGCGCTTACCGCGACGAAGCTCGCGCCGAACCGCTACCAGAACTGGGTCGCGCTCGGCACGATGTACGGCACCGTCGTTCCGCTCGGAGTTCCCGGCGCCTACGACAACGCGAAAGCCGCGTACGCGAAGGCCCAGGAGCTCAATCCTTCAAGCCCGCAGCTGCCGTACATCCTCGCGCAGCTTGAGATCGCCAACAAGGACAACAAGGCCGCCGAAGCGTTCCTGGTCCAGGCCATCCAGCTGAAGCAGGATTTCACGCAGGCCATCTTCCTCTTGTCGCAGCTTGAGGTCGCAAGCGGGAACGCCCAGGGCGCGCTCGCCGCGGCCGAAAGCGCCGCATACTTCGCTCCGAACGACCCGGCGGTGCTCTTCCAGGTCGGCATACTGCGCGCGGGCACGGGAGATCTTCCGGGCGCGATAGCCGCGCTGTCGAAGGCGGCATCCGTGAATCCGCAGTTCGCGAACGCGCGGTACTTCCTCGCGGTCGCCTATGCCGAAAGCAAGGACTTCGCGAACGCGCTTGGCGAACTCGAGGCGGTCGCCGCGCTTTCCCCTGATAACGAGAAAGCGGTCGCTTCATACATAGCGGCGCTTAGAAAAGGAACGAATCCGTTCCCGTCGCTTCGCACCGGGGCGGTCGGTACGCTCCCGGAATCGTCCCCGGACGCTTCGACCAAGTAG